A single genomic interval of Syntrophaceae bacterium harbors:
- a CDS encoding TRAP transporter substrate-binding protein translates to MHLTLHKLPTWAVLLCAAVILTAFSGHAFAVTLTLGHGASPGNPRTIAAEAFAKMVAERTKGSVTIKIAGAEQLGSDVAMLTSLRIGALDLTANSQGPAASLVPEVAALGLPFLFSDAEAAYRVLSGPVGEKLNKRFAEVGILVLDWWDNGIRHITNSKRPINMPADLKGLKIRTPADPMTVDIFQALGAATQQIAFGELYVALQQGVVDGQENPLANIASNKLYEVNRYISLSGHKWECTPFLMSQVAVKKLKPAELEIVKAAAKEAGVLQRRLMAETDRKLLAEFKANPNIAVNQANREAFQAATAGVVEKWKAKPFGPFVTELVAAAKKK, encoded by the coding sequence TTGCACCTCACGCTCCACAAGCTTCCGACATGGGCGGTCCTGCTGTGCGCCGCCGTGATCCTGACCGCTTTTTCCGGCCATGCGTTTGCCGTGACGCTGACGCTCGGCCACGGGGCATCGCCGGGGAATCCGCGCACCATTGCTGCGGAGGCGTTCGCGAAGATGGTTGCGGAACGCACGAAGGGCAGCGTCACCATCAAGATCGCGGGCGCCGAGCAGCTCGGGAGCGACGTGGCCATGCTGACGTCCCTGCGGATCGGCGCGCTCGACCTGACGGCGAACAGCCAGGGCCCGGCCGCCAGCCTCGTCCCGGAAGTGGCCGCCCTGGGCCTGCCCTTCCTGTTTTCCGACGCCGAGGCCGCCTACAGGGTGCTCAGCGGGCCCGTCGGCGAGAAGTTGAACAAGCGGTTTGCCGAGGTGGGAATCCTGGTCCTGGACTGGTGGGACAACGGGATCCGTCACATCACGAACTCGAAGCGGCCCATCAACATGCCGGCCGACCTCAAGGGGCTCAAGATCCGCACCCCGGCGGACCCGATGACCGTGGATATCTTCCAGGCCCTCGGTGCGGCCACCCAGCAGATCGCGTTCGGCGAGCTGTACGTTGCCCTCCAGCAGGGCGTCGTCGACGGCCAGGAGAACCCCCTTGCGAACATCGCCAGCAACAAGCTCTACGAGGTGAACCGGTACATCTCCCTCTCGGGCCACAAGTGGGAGTGCACCCCGTTCCTGATGTCGCAGGTCGCGGTGAAGAAGCTCAAGCCGGCCGAGCTCGAGATCGTCAAGGCGGCGGCGAAAGAGGCGGGGGTCCTCCAGCGACGGCTGATGGCCGAAACGGACAGGAAGCTGCTTGCCGAGTTCAAGGCGAACCCGAACATCGCCGTCAACCAGGCAAACCGGGAGGCGTTCCAGGCGGCGACGGCCGGCGTGGTCGAGAAGTGGAAGGCGAAACCCTTCGGCCCCTTTGTGACGGAGCTGGTGGCCGCGGCGAAGAAGAAGTGA